Part of the Deinococcus grandis genome, AGGCCGGGCGGCTGCATCTGGAGAGTGATCTGGATCTGGCGTTCCGCGCGCACCTGCGTCCGGGCGGGGGCGTGCTGGTGTATGCCGGGACCGGGAGCGTGGCGTATCACGTCGCGGTGGGGGGGCAGGTGCTGCGCGCGGGTGGGCACGGGTTCCACATCGATGACGACGGCGCGGGGTACGCGCTGGGCCGGGCGGCGCTGCGCCGGGTGACCGGGCAGCTCGACCGGGGGGACGCGCCGGGTGGGGCGCTGGCGCTGGAGGTGCGGGCCGTGACGGGCGGGCTGGACTGGGACGCGTTGCGGCAGTTCACGTACGGGCAGCCGGGCGCGGCGGCGGTGGCGCGGCTGGCGCCGGCGGTGGGTCGCGCGGCGGACGCGGGTGACGTGGTGGCGCGCGCGATTCTGCGGGACGCGGCGCAGGCGCTGGCGGCGCTGGCGGTGACGGTGCAGCGGCGCCTGCCGGAGGCGGTGCCGGTGGTGGCGACCGGGGGGGCGCTGCGGGTCAGTCCGCTGTTCGGGGCCGAGGTGCGCCGCGCGTGTCCGGGGGTGGTGATCCAGCAGCGGGATCACGCGGCGATGGCGGCCCTGGCGGCCGCGCAGCTGGTGCCCGAGGCGTGGGGCGGCGCCGCGATGCCCCCGGGCTTCACCCCTGGATCATGAAGGTCTCATGGGGGGAGTGGTCTTCACCAGAGCGTCATGTGCGCGAAATGTGTGAGATCGCCGCGCAGACTCCTGATACAACTGACGGTGTTCAGTCGGCTGGACCCTTCATCCGGATATCCGCGTTTATGAAGGTTCGCTCAAGCGTGTATACTCAGGACCACCCCCATTTCCGAAGGAGATCACCATGCGTAGAACCCTCACCTGCGCCGCCCTCACCCTGAGCCTTCTCGCCGCCTGCGGCACCACCTCCACGCCCGGCGTGCAGGCCGCGCGCCCCAGCACCCTCCTGACCGTCAGCGTGGACGCCAGCGTCAGCGACGCCACGCTGGCCCGGAAGTACGGCGGCACCGTGCAGCTGCGCACCGAGACCTTCGCCGTGATCGGCAACCCCCGCAGCCTCAGCGCCAGCGACCTGGGCGGCCAGACCGAGCAGAACGCCCAGGTCGTGCACGACCCCAGCAGCCTGTCCGCCGTCGCCAAGGCCATCTGGCCCGTGGCCATCAACGACTGGGCGGCCGTGAACGGCTACGCCGCCAGCGACTTCCACGACATGGCCGGTCAGACCGCGCAGCTCTGGAGCGGCGGCACCTTCCTGCCCTTCAGCGGCAACAGCCTCGCTTTCGGGAACGTCGCGCTGGACCACGCGCACCGCGCCGTCAGCGGCGGGCGCGAGGCCACCATCGCCATCATTGACGGACCGATGGACCTGGACCACAGCGCGCTGCGCGACTCCCTGACCGGCCAGAGCGACTGGCGTGACTTCGCGGGCAACGACAGCCTGCCCGGCCTGACCGGCGCGGAGAGCGGCGCCATCTACGGCCACGCGACGGCCGTCGCGGGCATGGCCCTGCAGGTCGCGCCCTTCGCGAAGATCATGCCCGTGCAGGTGCTCGACAGCGCGGGCAGCGGCGACCTGCTGAACCTCGCGTCCGGCATCGTCTGGGCCGTCAACCGCGGCGCGGACGTCATCAACCTCAGCCTGGGCACCACCGGCCAGTCTCCGGCCGTGAAGCAGGCGTTGCAGTACGCCAACCAGAAGGGCGTCATGGTCGTCGCCGCGTCCGGCAACGACGGCGCGAGCAGCATGCTCTACCCCGCGTCCCTGCTGGCGCAGGACAGCCTGGGCGTCGCGGTGGGCAGCGTCACCGCCGGTGGTCAGATCAGCAGCTTCAGCTCGACCGGCCCGCAGGCGATGACCTTCGCGCCCGGCGAGGACGTCTTCACGCTGTTCCCCGGCAACCGCGCCGCGCAGTGGTCCGGCACGTCCCTGGCCGCCCCGGTCGTCGCCGGGCAGCTGGCGTACCTGAGTGCCGGTGGCGTCAGCGTGAACAGCGCCTACGCGGCGGTGCGCAGCGCCGGGACCCCGCTGTCCGGTGCGTGGGGTACGGTCAACTTCGGCACAATTGAGTAAGCTCTTCTCATGCTCGACCCCGCGGCAGACTTCGGGCAGCTGATCCGCATCATCCAGTCCGGCGATCCGGACGCAGCTGCTCAGGCCATCCAGCATTACGACTTCTCCCGCCAGGGTCAGGAACACCGGTTCTACGCCCACGCTCTGCTGCATTACTACGCTCACCGCCACCAGCTGGCGGCCAGGGAGGCCGAACAGGCGGTCTCCCTGGCCCTCATTGCGCAGGATCACGAGCTGTACGCCAGCGCGCTGATCCTGCAAGGCACCTGCAGCGCCATCCTGTTCGCGACGGACGCCGCCACCGAGTCCTTCCACCGGGCGCTGGAGGTCTTCGACCGCAGTGACGATCAGGCGGGCCGGGCGCGGGCGCTGGTCAGCCTGGCGAACATCCACGCGGTGCGGGGCGAGAATCACAGCGCGCTGAATTTCGCCCAGCAGGCCCTGAGTGCCCTGAGTACCCCGAGGACCGGCGACCCCGGTTCTGGGCTGGCGATCACGATCAACAACGTGCTGGGCATGGTGTACTCGAACCTCGAGGCTTTCGAGACGGCCGAGCGGTACTTCCGGACCTGCGCGGCGCTGACGCTGGAGCAGGGTCACGCCTCGGCGTTCGTGACCGCCTCGGTGAACCTGCTGGAGTGCCTGTCCCGCGGCGGACGCAACGACGAGGCCTGCCGCGAGATCGAGCGGCTGATCGCCCACCCGGACTACCGGACGCTCATCACGCCGCACGTGCTGAACACCGCCGGGGAGATCGCGCTGCGGGCCGGGCGGCAGGCGCAGGCCGTGGCGCACCTGCAGGCGGCCCGGCAGGCGAGCGCGGCCACGCAGGACTACGAGGAGTACTGCCGGTCGATCATCACGCTCGCGCAGGTGGACGGGCAGCTGATCAGCGGGGAGGACATCCGGGAGGTCATCCGGATCAGCGAGACCGATTCGCGCGCCGATCTGCTCGAGCAGGGCCTGCAGGCCGCGGTGGGCTTCGGGGGCTTCAGTGACGACGAGAAGGTCCGCCGCTTCTACCCGCAGCTCGTGCGGGCGCTGCACCACCGCGCCGTGACGCTGCGAGAGCAGACCATCGGGGACCTGACGAAGAAGGCCGAGCTGGACAACGCCCGGCACCTCGCCGGGTACGAGCAGCAGCTGCGCGTCGCGGCCGAGGAGACCATCCAGCGGCAGGTGGAGGAACTCGAACGTGGGCGCCTGTCGGACGTGCTGACCGGCCTGCCCAACCGGATCATGCTCATGGCGCAGATGCTGGGCCAGACGCGGGAGGACGCGCCGTTCCTGCTCGTGACGCTGGACGTCAACCGCTTCCAGCTCGTGAACGACATGTACGGGCACGATCTCGCGGACGAGCTGCTGCGGGTGCTGGCGCAGCGCCTGAGCGGCAGCCTGCGTTCCGGCGAGCTGGTCGCGCGGGTGGGCGGGGACGAGTTTGCGCTGCTGCTCGAGCCGGGCGCGAACGCGCGCGCGCAGGTGGACCGGGTGCTGGCGGTCGTCACGCAGCCTGTCTCGCTGGGCGGGCAGTCGGTGCGGGTGTCGGTCTCGGCGGGGGCGGCGCTGTGGCCGCAGGACGCCAGGAGTGCCGAGGCGCTGCGCCGCGCGTCGGAACTGGCGCTGCTGGACGCCAAGGCGAACGCGGACGCCGTGCGGTTCTTCGACGCGCGCGCGCACGCCCACGCGGGGCTGGAGAGCGCCCTGGCGCACGCCCTGACCCGCGGGGAGTACGTGCTGCACTACCAGCCGCTGGTCGACACCCGGCACCGGCGGGTGGTGAGTGCCGAGGCGCTGCTGCGCTGGGAGAGCCCCGAGCACGGCCTGCAGTCACCGGCCGCGTTCATGCCGATCCTGGAACGCGGTGATCACATCATCGAGGTGGGCGCCTGGGTGCTGCGTGAGGCCTGCCGCGCCGCGCAGTCGTGGGGTGGGACGGACGTGCGCGTGGCAGTGAACCTGTCCGCGCGGCAGTTCACGAGCCCGGGGCTGCTCGACACGGTCCGGCAGGCGCTGCGGGAGACCGGTCTGCCGCCGCACCGGCTGGAACTGGAGATCACCGAGACGCTCATGATGCTCAACCCTGAACGCACCGAACGCGTCCTGCGGGACCTGCGCTCGGACGGCGTGCGGGTCATGCTGGACGACTTCGGGACCGGGTACAGCAGCCTGGGGTACCTGGCGCGCTTTCCGCTGAGCGGCCTGAAGATCGACCGGTCGTTCGTGCGGCAGATGATGCAGGACCCGCAGGGCAAGAGTGCCGCGATCGTCCGGGCGATGGTCAGCCTGAGCCGCGACCTGAACCTGGAACTGGTCGCCGAGGGCATCGAGAGCCTTCAGGATCTGGATGTGGTCATGGCCGAGGGAATCTGCGTCGTGCAGGGCTACCACTTCGCGCGGCCCGCGCCGGACTGGCGGCCGCCCGGCGCCGGGTGACGGCAGGCCCGCACTGGCGGGGTCCGGTGGCGGTCAGGGGCCGGGGGCGAGGAGGGTCCGGGCGGTGACCTCGTCGATCACGAGGGTGGTCATGAGTTCCCCGGCCAGCGCGGCGCGCAGCGCCTGCACCTTGCCCAGGCCGCTGACGACGCAGATGGCGTGCTGGGCGCGGCGGGTCAGGCCCAGGTCCGGGCCGCTGCTGCGGGCGTTGATGGGCAGGCCCGCGTGGCTGCCGTCCCCGCGGAAGAACACGGTGGCGATGTCCCCGGCGACGCCCTGGTCGCGCAGCGCGTGCAGGTCCGCGTCGTCGAGGTACCCGGCGGCGTACACGTGGCTGGGCACCTGCGCGCTGGCCGCGCCGACGGAGTACAGCAGCACGTCGGCGTGGTCCTGCAGGTCCAGGACGTGGCGCACGCTGCGTTCGCGCCACATGGCGGCGCGCGTGGCGGGGTCGTCGAAGAAGGTGGGGACCGGGAACAGGTGGGCGCGGGCGCCGTAGTTCGCGGCGAAGCGGGTGATGGTGTCGGTCACGAAGCCGCTCATGAAGTCCAGGGCGTTGGCGCTGCCGTTGAGCTGCACGAACTGGAGGTTGGTGACCGGGCGGGGCGTGAGGGCGCGGGAGACGGCGTCGAGGGTGGTGCCCCAGGCGAGGCCCACGATCTGCCCGGGGCGCAGGACCTGCCCGAGCAGGCGGGCGGCGGCCACCGCGACCCGTTCGAGCCAGACGTTCTCGGGGCTGCCGGGGGGGACGCTGACGACCTGGGGGTGCAGGAAGGGGTAGCGGGCGCGCAGCTGGGCCTCGAGGCTCTGCGGCTGGGCCTGGGGGTCGTGGATGCGGATCTCGACGAGGCCGGTGCGGCGGGCCAGGGTGAGCAGGCGGCTGACCTTGGGGCGGGACAGGCCGAGTTCGCGGGCGATGGCGTCGGTGGTGAGGCCCTGGTGGTAGTAGAGGCGGGCGACCTGCACGGCCTGCGCGGCGGTGTCGTCCGGGGTGGGGTCGGTCACGCGCCTGAGCATACCCCTGGCGGGCCGGGGCGGCGCGGCCGGGTGGGCCGGGGGGCGCGCTTCACACCGGGCGTCGAACAAATGTTCACGCTTGCTTGACATTCGTTCATAGCTTGGTGATGATACCCGTATCGACAACCCGATCCGCGCGGCGTCCGGCCGCGCCCACCCCACGTCCGGCCTCCAGCCGCCCCGCGCGCTGGCAGCCACCCCTGCAGGCGCACCGCCCGGAGGTCTAGCATGACATTCAAACCCTCACAGGAATTCATGGCCGAACTGCTCGGCACCATGGTCCTCATCCTGCTCGGCTGCGGCGTGGTCGCCATGGTCGTGCTCTTCCAGGCGACCGACCCGGCCATCCCCGGGCAGATCGTCAACGGCGGCTACACCAACATCACGCTCGGCTGGGGCTTCGCCGTCCTGATGGGCATCTTCATCGCGGGCACCATCAGCGGCGCGCACCTGAACCCGGCCGTGACCATCGCCCTGGCCCTGACCGGCCGGTTCCCCTGGGCGAAGGCGCCGCACTACATCGCCGGGCAGTTCATCGGGGCGTTCCTGGGCGCCGCGATCGTGTTCGCGGTGTACCACGCCAAGTGGCTGGGCTTCGACCCGGCGCTGGCGAACACCGCCGGGATCTTCAGCACCTTCCCGGCCGTGCCCGGCTTCTGGCCCGGCTTCATCGACCAGGTGGTCGGCACCGCGCTGCTCATGGCGCTGATCCTGGCTATCGGCGACAAGCTGAACAACCCGGCCGGGGCCGCCTGGGGCGCGCTGGCGGTGGCGTTCGTGGTCATGGCGATCGGCATCAGCTTCGGCGGGATGCACGGCTACGCCATCAACCCCGCCCGTGACCTGGGCCCGCGCCTGTTCGCGCTCGTGGCCGGATTCAGGAACACCGGCTTCGAGAACGGCGTGTGGCTGGTGCCCGTCATCGGTCCCATCGTGGGCGCCATCGTGGGCGCCCTGATCTACGACACGTTCATCGGCAAGCCTCTGCTGCGCGCCGGGGAGGCGCTGCCCGGCATCAAGGGCACCGACCCCGCGTACAACGCCGAACACCAGCGCTGAGCCCAGCTCCCCCGTCCCCGCCCCCCACCCATCCGGAGGTACCGCATGACCCAGTCCAAGTTCATCCTCGCGCTCGACCAGGGCACCACCAGCAGCCGCGCCATCGTCTTCGACCACACCGGGGACATCAAGGCCGTCGGGCAGAAGGAATTCCGGCAGATCTTCCCCCGCCCCGGCTGGGTCGAGCACGACGCGACCGAGATCTGGAGCACCCAGATCGGCGTGGCGCAGGAGGCGCTGTCCAAGGCCGGAATCCGCGCGTCGGACGTGGCCGCGATCGGGATCACCAACCAGCGTGAAACCACGCTGATCTGGGACCGTCAGACCGGGCGGCCCATCCACAACGCGATCGTGTGGCAGGACCGCCGCACCGCGCCCTACTGCGACGAGATCCGCGCGCAGCACGAGGCGACCTTCCAGCAGAAGACCGGACTGGTGCTCGACGCGTACTTCAGCGGCACGAAGGTCAGGTGGCTGCTCGACAACGTCGAGGGGGCCCGCGAACGCGCCAAGAAGGGCGAACTGGCCTTCGGCACCATCGACTCCTGGCTGGTGTACAACCTGACGGGCGGCGAACTGCACATCACGGACGCCACGAACGCCAGCCGCACCCTGCTGTACAACATCCACACCGGTGAGTGGGACGACGAACTGCTCTCGATCCTGAACGTGCCGCGCAGCGTGCTGCCCGAGGTGCGCAACTCCTCCGAGGTGTACGGTCAGACCGCCGAGGGCCTGCTGGGCGCGCGGATTCCCATCGCCGGGATCGGCGGGGACCAGCAGGCCGCGACCTTCGGGCAGGCCTGCCTGGACAAGGGCATGGCGAAGAACACCTACGGCACCGGCTGCTTCATGCTGATGAACACCGCGCAGGAGGCCGTGCCCAGCCAGAACAAGCTGCTGACCACCGTGGCGTGGCAGCTCGGCGGGCAGCGCACCTACGCGCTGGAGGGCAGCGTGTTCATCGCGGGGGCCGTGGTGCAGTGGCTGCGCGACGGGCTGGGCATCATCCGGGACAGCGGCGAGGTCGAGGCGCTGGCCCGCACGGTGGACAGCAGCGAGGGCGTGATGCTGGTGCCGGCGTTCGTGGGCCTGGGCGCGCCGTACTGGGACAGCTACGCGCGCGGCACGATGGTGGGCATCACGCGCGGCACGACGAAGGCGCACATCGCGCGCGCCGCGCTGGAGAGCGTGGCCTACCAGTCGGCCGAGCTGCTCGAGGCCATGCAGAAGGACGCGGGCGCGCCCCTGAAGGAACTGCGCGTGGACGGCGGGGCCAGCAACAACGACCTGATGATGCAGTTCCAGGCGGACATCCTGGGCGTACCGGTCGTGCGGCCTAAGGTGACCGAGACGACCGCGCTGGGCGCCGCGTACCTGGCGGGTCTGGCCGTGGGCTACTGGCAGAGCACGGACGAGATCGCCGGGCAGTGGCAGGAAGGCAAGCGTTTCGAGCCGCAGATGGAGGCGGGCGAGCGCGAGCGCCTGATGACCCGCTGGAAGAAGGCGGTCAGCCGCGCCCGCGACTGGGAAGACGAGCGCTGAATCTGCTCCCCTGACAGGACGGATGCGGCCGGGACGGGCACAGTGGTGCGTTCCGGCCGTTCCTGTCCCGGCCAAAATCTCGCGCCTTCAGGCGCCTGAATGAACCGTCGATGTAGTCGAGCCCACTGAACATCCGTTCACAACATGCGAACATGTGTTCATCCGGTGGACGCTCTCTCACCGCAAGGAAGGTTGACACCATGACCACAGACCCCCGCCAAGCCGCCCTGACCGCCGCCACCACGCCCGAACCCTGGGACATCCTCGTCATCGGGGGCGGCGCTTCCGGCCTGGGCACCGCTGTGGAAGCCGCCACGCGCGGCTACCGCACCCTGCTGCTCGAAGCGCACGACTACGCCAAGGGCACCAGCAGCCGCTCGACCAAACTCGTGCACGGCGGCGTGCGCTACCTCGCACAGGGCAACGTGTCCCTGGTGCGCGAGGCGCTGCACGAACGCGGCCTCTTGAAGCGCAACGCCCCGCACCTCGTGCGCGACCTGGGCTTCCTGATCGCCGCGTACAAGTGGTGGGCCGCGCCCTTCTACGGCATCGGCCTGAAGATGTACGACCTGCTCGCCGGGAAACTGAACCTCCAGGCCAGCCGCTACGTGAACAAGGCCCAGGCGCTGGCCCGCACGCCCACCCTGAAACAGGCCGGGCTGAAGGGCGGCATCCTCTACTTCGACGGGCAGTTCGACGACTCCCGGCTGGCGATCACGCTGATGCGCAGCCTCGAAGACCACGGCGGCGTCACCCTGAACCACGCGCCCGTCGTCGGCCTGATCAAGGAGGGCGGCCGCGTCGTCGGCGCCCGCTTCCGCGACGACGAGACCGGCCAGGAACACGAGGTGCGCGCCAAGGCCATCGTGAATGCCACCGGGGTGTTCGTGGACGATATCCGCCGCATGGAACGCAGCGACGTCAAACCCATGCTCTCCCCCAGTCAGGGCGTGCACGTCGTCGTGGACCGCCGCTTCCTGCCCGGCGACAGCGCCATCATGGTGCCGCGCACCGACGACGGCCGCGTGCTGTTCGCCGTGCCCTGGCACGACCACGTCGTGATCGGCACCACCGACACCCCCGTCCCCGAGACCAGCCTGGAACCCCGCGCGCTGCCCGAGGAGATCGACTTCATCCTGCGCACCGCCGCGCAGTACATGGACCCCGCCCCCACCCGCGCGGACGTCCGCAGCGTGTACGTGGGCCTGCGCCCCCTGGTGAAGGCCGCCGAGGGGACGGATACCAAGAGCCTGTCGCGCGACCACGTGATCCGCATCAGCGACGGCGGGCTGATCACCCTGACCGGCGGCAAGTGGACCACCTACCGCCGCATGGGCGAGGATACCGTCAACCGCGCCGCCGCGCAGGCCGGACTGCCCGAACGCCTGAGCCTCACGGCGGGCCTGAAACTGCACGGCGCGACCCAGGCGGACCTCCCGGACCACTGGAAGGTGTACGGCACGGACGCCGAGTGGGTGCAGACGCTGCCCGGCGCCAACCAGAAGATCCATCAGGCCCTCCCGTACACCGAGGCGGAGGTCCGCTGGGCCGCCCGCGCCGAGCAGGCCCGCACCGTCGAGGACATCCTGTCCCGCCGCCTGCGCGCCCTGCTGCTGAACGCGCAGGCCAGCATCGAGGCCGCGCCCCGCGTCGCCGCGATCCTCGCGGAGGAACTCGGCCGGGATCAGGCGTGGCAGGCCGGGCAGGTCCGCGCCTACACCGACGTCGCGCAGGGCTACGTGCTGCGCTGACCGCTTTCGCAGGAGGGGCCGCCCAGTGTGCCGGGCGGCCCCTCCTGCGGTCCCCTGCCCCGCCGTTCATACGGATTCCGTTTGTTTCGTTGACAGCTCGGAACACCACCGATCTGTCAACGACACGTCCGGAACCCGTTCTGCTCCTACTCGCTCCGCTCGGATTGAACGGCTTTGCAAGCCATTCAACCGGAGTCCGTCTCATACGGATTCCGTTTATTTCGTTGACAGATCGGAACGCCACCGATCTGTCAACTCCACGTCCGGAATCCGTTTCTCTCCCACTCGCTCCGCTCGGATTGAACGGCTTTGTAAGCCATTCAATCGGAGTCCGTATCAGTCCTGTTCACTTCCCCGGAAGCGCAGCAGGCGCAGCGCGTTCGCAGTGACGAGGGCCGTGGCGCCGGTATCGGACAGCACCGCGGGCCACAGGCCGGTGAGGCCCAGCAGTGTGGTGATCAGGAACACCAGTTTCAGTCCCACCGCGAACGCGACGTTCTGGCGGATGACG contains:
- a CDS encoding BadF/BadG/BcrA/BcrD ATPase family protein, translating into MTPLVVGLDLGGSSSKWQVRRGAEVLGAGAGPPVTATLLATEAGRVNLRALREALPAGIGAVWAGLPGFGGSRPDAAALHAQLAAGLGVEAGRLHLESDLDLAFRAHLRPGGGVLVYAGTGSVAYHVAVGGQVLRAGGHGFHIDDDGAGYALGRAALRRVTGQLDRGDAPGGALALEVRAVTGGLDWDALRQFTYGQPGAAAVARLAPAVGRAADAGDVVARAILRDAAQALAALAVTVQRRLPEAVPVVATGGALRVSPLFGAEVRRACPGVVIQQRDHAAMAALAAAQLVPEAWGGAAMPPGFTPGS
- a CDS encoding S8 family serine peptidase, which produces MRRTLTCAALTLSLLAACGTTSTPGVQAARPSTLLTVSVDASVSDATLARKYGGTVQLRTETFAVIGNPRSLSASDLGGQTEQNAQVVHDPSSLSAVAKAIWPVAINDWAAVNGYAASDFHDMAGQTAQLWSGGTFLPFSGNSLAFGNVALDHAHRAVSGGREATIAIIDGPMDLDHSALRDSLTGQSDWRDFAGNDSLPGLTGAESGAIYGHATAVAGMALQVAPFAKIMPVQVLDSAGSGDLLNLASGIVWAVNRGADVINLSLGTTGQSPAVKQALQYANQKGVMVVAASGNDGASSMLYPASLLAQDSLGVAVGSVTAGGQISSFSSTGPQAMTFAPGEDVFTLFPGNRAAQWSGTSLAAPVVAGQLAYLSAGGVSVNSAYAAVRSAGTPLSGAWGTVNFGTIE
- a CDS encoding bifunctional diguanylate cyclase/phosphodiesterase → MLDPAADFGQLIRIIQSGDPDAAAQAIQHYDFSRQGQEHRFYAHALLHYYAHRHQLAAREAEQAVSLALIAQDHELYASALILQGTCSAILFATDAATESFHRALEVFDRSDDQAGRARALVSLANIHAVRGENHSALNFAQQALSALSTPRTGDPGSGLAITINNVLGMVYSNLEAFETAERYFRTCAALTLEQGHASAFVTASVNLLECLSRGGRNDEACREIERLIAHPDYRTLITPHVLNTAGEIALRAGRQAQAVAHLQAARQASAATQDYEEYCRSIITLAQVDGQLISGEDIREVIRISETDSRADLLEQGLQAAVGFGGFSDDEKVRRFYPQLVRALHHRAVTLREQTIGDLTKKAELDNARHLAGYEQQLRVAAEETIQRQVEELERGRLSDVLTGLPNRIMLMAQMLGQTREDAPFLLVTLDVNRFQLVNDMYGHDLADELLRVLAQRLSGSLRSGELVARVGGDEFALLLEPGANARAQVDRVLAVVTQPVSLGGQSVRVSVSAGAALWPQDARSAEALRRASELALLDAKANADAVRFFDARAHAHAGLESALAHALTRGEYVLHYQPLVDTRHRRVVSAEALLRWESPEHGLQSPAAFMPILERGDHIIEVGAWVLREACRAAQSWGGTDVRVAVNLSARQFTSPGLLDTVRQALRETGLPPHRLELEITETLMMLNPERTERVLRDLRSDGVRVMLDDFGTGYSSLGYLARFPLSGLKIDRSFVRQMMQDPQGKSAAIVRAMVSLSRDLNLELVAEGIESLQDLDVVMAEGICVVQGYHFARPAPDWRPPGAG
- a CDS encoding sugar-binding transcriptional regulator, with amino-acid sequence MTDPTPDDTAAQAVQVARLYYHQGLTTDAIARELGLSRPKVSRLLTLARRTGLVEIRIHDPQAQPQSLEAQLRARYPFLHPQVVSVPPGSPENVWLERVAVAAARLLGQVLRPGQIVGLAWGTTLDAVSRALTPRPVTNLQFVQLNGSANALDFMSGFVTDTITRFAANYGARAHLFPVPTFFDDPATRAAMWRERSVRHVLDLQDHADVLLYSVGAASAQVPSHVYAAGYLDDADLHALRDQGVAGDIATVFFRGDGSHAGLPINARSSGPDLGLTRRAQHAICVVSGLGKVQALRAALAGELMTTLVIDEVTARTLLAPGP
- a CDS encoding MIP/aquaporin family protein; amino-acid sequence: MTFKPSQEFMAELLGTMVLILLGCGVVAMVVLFQATDPAIPGQIVNGGYTNITLGWGFAVLMGIFIAGTISGAHLNPAVTIALALTGRFPWAKAPHYIAGQFIGAFLGAAIVFAVYHAKWLGFDPALANTAGIFSTFPAVPGFWPGFIDQVVGTALLMALILAIGDKLNNPAGAAWGALAVAFVVMAIGISFGGMHGYAINPARDLGPRLFALVAGFRNTGFENGVWLVPVIGPIVGAIVGALIYDTFIGKPLLRAGEALPGIKGTDPAYNAEHQR
- the glpK gene encoding glycerol kinase GlpK; amino-acid sequence: MTQSKFILALDQGTTSSRAIVFDHTGDIKAVGQKEFRQIFPRPGWVEHDATEIWSTQIGVAQEALSKAGIRASDVAAIGITNQRETTLIWDRQTGRPIHNAIVWQDRRTAPYCDEIRAQHEATFQQKTGLVLDAYFSGTKVRWLLDNVEGARERAKKGELAFGTIDSWLVYNLTGGELHITDATNASRTLLYNIHTGEWDDELLSILNVPRSVLPEVRNSSEVYGQTAEGLLGARIPIAGIGGDQQAATFGQACLDKGMAKNTYGTGCFMLMNTAQEAVPSQNKLLTTVAWQLGGQRTYALEGSVFIAGAVVQWLRDGLGIIRDSGEVEALARTVDSSEGVMLVPAFVGLGAPYWDSYARGTMVGITRGTTKAHIARAALESVAYQSAELLEAMQKDAGAPLKELRVDGGASNNDLMMQFQADILGVPVVRPKVTETTALGAAYLAGLAVGYWQSTDEIAGQWQEGKRFEPQMEAGERERLMTRWKKAVSRARDWEDER
- a CDS encoding glycerol-3-phosphate dehydrogenase/oxidase, whose product is MTTDPRQAALTAATTPEPWDILVIGGGASGLGTAVEAATRGYRTLLLEAHDYAKGTSSRSTKLVHGGVRYLAQGNVSLVREALHERGLLKRNAPHLVRDLGFLIAAYKWWAAPFYGIGLKMYDLLAGKLNLQASRYVNKAQALARTPTLKQAGLKGGILYFDGQFDDSRLAITLMRSLEDHGGVTLNHAPVVGLIKEGGRVVGARFRDDETGQEHEVRAKAIVNATGVFVDDIRRMERSDVKPMLSPSQGVHVVVDRRFLPGDSAIMVPRTDDGRVLFAVPWHDHVVIGTTDTPVPETSLEPRALPEEIDFILRTAAQYMDPAPTRADVRSVYVGLRPLVKAAEGTDTKSLSRDHVIRISDGGLITLTGGKWTTYRRMGEDTVNRAAAQAGLPERLSLTAGLKLHGATQADLPDHWKVYGTDAEWVQTLPGANQKIHQALPYTEAEVRWAARAEQARTVEDILSRRLRALLLNAQASIEAAPRVAAILAEELGRDQAWQAGQVRAYTDVAQGYVLR